In one Candidatus Roizmanbacteria bacterium CG_4_9_14_0_2_um_filter_38_17 genomic region, the following are encoded:
- a CDS encoding type II toxin-antitoxin system prevent-host-death family antitoxin has translation MPQLLTITALRKQLFPVADRVIKTGVSVKFTKDNHVLKLSVEKKPDKLANLRKHNVIVGNPEDLVNFKVWEWNEPENIK, from the coding sequence ATGCCACAATTACTAACCATTACAGCTTTGCGAAAACAGCTATTCCCGGTAGCAGATAGGGTAATTAAAACCGGCGTTTCAGTTAAATTTACCAAGGATAATCATGTGTTAAAGCTAAGCGTGGAAAAAAAACCGGATAAGCTTGCAAACTTAAGGAAGCACAATGTCATTGTAGGCAATCCGGAAGATCTTGTTAATTTTAAGGTGTGGGAGTGGAATGAACCGGAAAACATCAAGTAA
- a CDS encoding transposase, whose product MVFIDTHVLLWLFDKKPNFLSKRSIGLLENNSIIYSPIVELELQYLFEVKKIKSRPFTLIAELEETINLQLSTSAFNSVIQHSIKNSWTRDPFDRIITADAQLNRSYLITADKLIQKHYRKALI is encoded by the coding sequence ATGGTATTTATAGATACGCACGTATTATTATGGTTATTTGATAAGAAACCAAATTTCTTATCTAAGAGAAGCATCGGGCTCCTGGAGAATAATTCTATTATTTATAGTCCGATAGTTGAACTTGAGTTGCAGTATTTGTTTGAAGTAAAAAAAATAAAATCTCGCCCTTTTACATTAATAGCAGAGTTAGAAGAAACAATAAATCTGCAACTATCTACTTCAGCTTTTAATTCAGTTATCCAGCATTCCATCAAGAACTCTTGGACTCGTGACCCGTTTGACAGAATAATTACTGCTGATGCGCAGCTAAATAGATCTTACTTAATAACAGCAGATAAACTAATCCAGAAACATTATCGAAAAGCGCTTATTTGA
- a CDS encoding aspartyl protease, translating into MGLTTVHATISTLELPRRKAEDTFLVDTGAGYTVIPYKMVKQLKLEPIKKQKFSLADGSMVTRSIGHAMIEFDGNKAPSTVVLGQRGDEALLGAVTLENMEIMVDPFNRKLKPMKLMLG; encoded by the coding sequence ATGGGGTTAACAACAGTTCATGCCACAATTTCAACACTTGAGTTGCCCAGGCGCAAGGCGGAAGATACTTTTTTAGTTGATACAGGAGCGGGATACACGGTTATTCCTTACAAAATGGTTAAACAGCTAAAGTTAGAACCAATTAAGAAACAGAAGTTTTCTCTTGCTGACGGCAGTATGGTCACCCGCTCCATTGGCCATGCAATGATTGAATTTGATGGGAACAAAGCCCCTTCTACAGTAGTTCTAGGACAAAGAGGGGACGAAGCTCTTTTAGGAGCTGTAACTTTGGAGAACATGGAAATAATGGTTGATCCTTTTAATCGCAAGCTCAAGCCCATGAAATTAATGCTCGGATAA
- a CDS encoding phosphoribosylamine--glycine ligase, whose protein sequence is MNKKKFLFVSIGAYIGDLAWQVSKEGHEVKYFIKDKDQQNLADGFVTKVTDWKEHIDWADIIVFDDTCGFGFFAQALRKKGKLVVGGTTYTDRLEDDREFGQLELKKHGVKILPFHEFSSCESAIEYINSHPAKYVVKPSGRLSNISIKRMLYVGQMEDGSDVIRILNSYSKRKKNKLTDLQLQQKISGVEYAIGGFFNGNKFIPPFHHSFEHKKLFPGDLGVTTGEMGTSMFWKESNSLSQATIERFTGKLREEKFVGYFDINCIVTLKNIYPLEFTCRFGYPTIMIQQDTFKTPTGEFLYKLAKGENFKLKTKKGFHVGVRVVVPPYPYQDKMAFETLSKGNLVIFKNQLSAGVHIEDVRKDGDDWVVSGTQGTVLVVVGSGSSMKLAQKQAYSRVKNIIIPHMYYRNDIGNRWESDFSLLKKWGYLD, encoded by the coding sequence ATGAACAAAAAAAAATTTCTATTTGTATCAATTGGTGCGTACATAGGCGATCTAGCTTGGCAAGTATCCAAAGAGGGACATGAGGTTAAGTATTTTATAAAAGACAAGGACCAGCAAAATCTTGCCGATGGGTTTGTAACAAAAGTTACCGACTGGAAGGAGCATATAGACTGGGCAGATATTATAGTTTTTGACGATACCTGCGGATTTGGTTTTTTTGCACAAGCGCTACGAAAAAAAGGCAAGCTGGTTGTTGGCGGAACAACCTATACAGATCGCCTTGAGGATGACAGGGAATTTGGTCAGCTAGAATTAAAGAAGCACGGCGTGAAAATCTTGCCATTTCACGAATTTAGTTCATGTGAGTCTGCAATAGAATATATTAATAGTCACCCGGCAAAATATGTTGTGAAGCCATCGGGACGCTTGTCTAATATTTCAATAAAAAGAATGCTGTACGTTGGCCAGATGGAGGATGGAAGTGATGTGATTAGAATATTAAATTCTTATAGCAAGAGAAAGAAGAACAAGTTGACAGACTTACAATTGCAGCAAAAAATCTCAGGAGTTGAATATGCTATCGGTGGATTTTTCAATGGTAATAAATTTATCCCGCCTTTCCATCACTCTTTTGAACACAAGAAGCTGTTTCCAGGTGATCTTGGCGTAACTACGGGAGAAATGGGAACCAGCATGTTCTGGAAAGAATCAAATTCGCTCTCACAAGCAACAATTGAGCGCTTTACTGGAAAACTAAGAGAAGAAAAATTTGTCGGCTATTTTGACATTAACTGTATTGTCACGCTTAAAAATATTTATCCCTTAGAGTTTACCTGCCGATTTGGGTATCCCACCATTATGATCCAGCAAGACACGTTTAAAACTCCAACCGGCGAATTCTTATATAAATTGGCAAAGGGAGAGAATTTTAAACTAAAAACTAAAAAAGGCTTTCATGTTGGAGTAAGAGTAGTGGTTCCTCCGTATCCGTATCAGGACAAAATGGCATTTGAAACCTTATCTAAAGGCAATCTAGTTATCTTCAAGAACCAGTTAAGTGCCGGTGTTCACATAGAAGATGTCAGGAAAGATGGCGACGATTGGGTAGTATCCGGAACCCAAGGCACGGTTCTTGTGGTTGTTGGATCAGGTAGCTCTATGAAGCTGGCACAAAAGCAAGCTTATAGCCGAGTCAAAAACATCATAATTCCTCACATGTACTACAGAAATGACATCGGTAATCGTTGGGAGTCTGACTTTTCCCTACTTAAGAAATGGGGTTATTTAGATTGA
- a CDS encoding VapC toxin family PIN domain ribonuclease, whose amino-acid sequence MIKLNYVLDSYSLIAFFQNEKGANTVADLITEAQNGDLILFLHSVNWGEIYYTAYREKGVTAAQKVADTIRKLPILVIEDASLNFISGVATIKGKYSLAYADAFAIWLGLSKNAFLVTGDPEIIKVSKKENKLKVINIRE is encoded by the coding sequence ATGATAAAATTAAACTACGTTCTTGATTCTTACTCGCTTATAGCTTTTTTTCAGAATGAGAAAGGTGCAAACACAGTGGCTGACCTTATTACAGAAGCGCAAAACGGGGATCTCATTTTGTTTTTACATTCGGTTAATTGGGGTGAAATTTATTATACTGCTTACAGAGAAAAAGGAGTTACTGCCGCACAAAAGGTTGCTGATACGATCAGAAAGTTACCGATTTTGGTTATTGAAGACGCTTCGCTTAATTTTATATCCGGTGTGGCAACAATTAAAGGTAAGTATTCCCTAGCATATGCTGATGCCTTTGCAATCTGGTTAGGCTTAAGCAAAAATGCGTTTCTTGTTACAGGCGATCCAGAAATTATAAAAGTATCCAAAAAAGAAAACAAGCTTAAAGTTATAAATATAAGAGAATGA
- a CDS encoding aminoacyl-tRNA hydrolase, which translates to MKLVVGLGNPGAEYKNTRHNAGFMVIDKLNELNFHAAEKVIFLKPQTFMNNSGREVRNYIKGLAFNNLIVVHDELDLPIGQIKVQLGGGSAGHNGVQSVIDHLGSQDFIRVRIGVQALNCDIKTGAKAKDYLLSNFTKEDREIIDPVIEKAAQEIREILNNGVDSAMNKYN; encoded by the coding sequence ATGAAATTAGTAGTAGGACTAGGAAATCCAGGTGCAGAATACAAGAATACCCGACACAATGCTGGTTTTATGGTGATTGACAAACTCAATGAGCTTAATTTTCATGCAGCTGAGAAAGTAATTTTCTTAAAACCCCAGACATTCATGAATAATAGTGGGAGAGAAGTGAGAAATTATATTAAAGGCCTTGCCTTTAATAATTTAATAGTTGTGCATGATGAGCTGGATTTACCAATAGGTCAGATCAAGGTTCAACTTGGTGGAGGCTCGGCAGGTCACAATGGAGTACAATCGGTGATCGACCACTTAGGATCACAGGATTTTATAAGAGTAAGAATTGGTGTTCAAGCTCTAAACTGCGATATTAAAACCGGTGCTAAAGCCAAGGATTACCTGTTATCCAATTTCACCAAAGAGGACCGCGAAATAATCGACCCAGTAATCGAAAAAGCCGCCCAGGAAATAAGGGAGATATTAAATAATGGAGTGGATTCCGCCATGAATAAATATAACTAG
- a CDS encoding type II toxin-antitoxin system RelE/ParE family toxin translates to MDSFTLLYHPRAVKNLRRIHPTDQKKIIKKLEILAKEPTSISLNVKKLINTGQSYRLRMGNLRVNYEMNKGKRKIYVWNIDYRGNIY, encoded by the coding sequence ATGGACTCCTTTACTCTGCTCTATCACCCACGTGCAGTAAAAAATCTAAGACGAATTCATCCCACTGATCAAAAGAAAATCATAAAGAAACTGGAGATATTAGCAAAAGAACCAACTTCAATTAGCTTAAATGTTAAGAAGCTTATAAATACTGGTCAAAGTTATAGATTAAGAATGGGTAATCTTCGAGTTAATTATGAAATGAATAAGGGTAAGCGAAAAATCTATGTCTGGAATATAGACTACCGCGGGAATATTTATTAA
- a CDS encoding DNA ligase, which yields MKISKLSSYWEQIEAVSSRLSMTDILAELLKEADIEEVDKVCYLSLGRLGPLFANTEFNLAEKMMVKAVAQAYDISQEIANEKFKSAGDIGTVVALLGDKIIDKDLSVGQVHSQLLSIATDSGTGSQERKLQGVAKLLQTVDANTAKYLVRIPISKMRLGFSDKTVLDALSVMTNGDKSGKIELESAYNVRPDVGRLAKLVKKEGIEAVKKLQEPELGVPILMAKAQRASSGEEILLRIGDCGVEPKIDGFRLQIHKQGNDVKLFTRGLEDVTFMYPDIVEASQKQIKADNAIVEGEAIAYDPETGKNLPFQETVQRKRKHGIDELAKSVPLKLIAFELLYLDGDSYLDQPFIKRRKELEDIITHGKRIVLSEKTHVQLGEAELLEKIFEKALADNFEGIMAKRLDAKYVAGARNFNWIKYKKSYSSSLSDTVDAVVLGYDLGKGKRTQFGIGGFLVGVYDEETKTYKTVSKVGTGLSDDQWRELKKESEELRVKSKPNEYEVYDVVDVDVWLDPKIVVELEADELTLSTMHSAGLALRFPRLKRFRDDKQPTQATNLTEINQLYNNQIK from the coding sequence ATGAAGATCTCTAAACTTTCCTCGTATTGGGAACAGATCGAGGCTGTTAGCTCGCGTCTCTCCATGACAGATATTTTGGCTGAACTACTGAAGGAAGCAGACATTGAGGAGGTAGACAAGGTCTGCTATCTATCTTTAGGAAGGCTGGGACCACTTTTTGCAAATACAGAGTTTAATTTGGCAGAAAAGATGATGGTCAAAGCCGTGGCTCAGGCTTATGATATAAGTCAGGAAATAGCTAACGAGAAATTTAAATCGGCAGGAGATATAGGCACAGTTGTAGCTCTCTTAGGTGACAAGATCATAGATAAAGATTTATCTGTAGGTCAAGTACATAGTCAACTATTAAGCATAGCTACAGATTCAGGAACTGGTTCACAAGAGCGAAAATTACAGGGCGTGGCAAAGCTCTTGCAAACTGTTGACGCTAACACCGCCAAATATCTTGTACGAATTCCCATCTCCAAAATGCGCTTAGGTTTTTCGGATAAAACAGTTCTTGATGCATTGTCAGTGATGACTAATGGAGATAAGTCTGGCAAGATAGAGCTTGAATCAGCATATAATGTTCGCCCCGACGTGGGCAGACTTGCCAAGTTGGTAAAAAAAGAGGGGATAGAGGCGGTAAAAAAACTACAGGAGCCAGAGCTTGGTGTGCCGATCTTAATGGCCAAAGCCCAGCGAGCAAGCTCGGGAGAAGAGATATTGCTTAGGATTGGAGATTGCGGGGTAGAACCTAAAATAGACGGCTTCAGACTCCAGATCCATAAACAGGGAAACGACGTTAAGCTGTTTACGCGTGGACTGGAAGACGTTACTTTTATGTATCCAGATATAGTAGAAGCTTCACAGAAACAAATTAAAGCAGATAATGCAATCGTAGAGGGTGAAGCAATCGCATATGACCCTGAAACTGGAAAAAATTTACCTTTTCAAGAAACAGTCCAGAGAAAACGCAAGCACGGCATTGATGAGTTAGCAAAATCTGTTCCTTTAAAGCTCATTGCTTTTGAGCTGCTTTATCTTGATGGAGATAGCTACCTAGACCAGCCATTTATAAAGCGCCGCAAAGAGCTTGAGGATATTATTACCCATGGTAAACGCATAGTCTTATCCGAAAAGACTCATGTCCAGCTTGGAGAAGCAGAGCTCCTTGAAAAGATTTTTGAAAAAGCGTTAGCAGATAATTTTGAGGGGATTATGGCCAAGCGTCTAGATGCCAAATACGTTGCTGGAGCGCGTAACTTTAACTGGATTAAGTATAAAAAAAGCTACTCCTCAAGTCTTTCAGATACTGTTGACGCCGTGGTGTTAGGATATGACCTGGGCAAAGGTAAACGCACGCAGTTTGGCATTGGAGGATTTTTAGTTGGCGTATATGATGAGGAAACCAAGACTTATAAGACAGTGTCTAAAGTAGGCACTGGTTTGTCTGATGATCAATGGAGAGAGCTAAAGAAAGAAAGTGAAGAGTTAAGAGTAAAGAGTAAACCTAATGAATACGAAGTATATGATGTTGTTGATGTTGATGTCTGGCTTGATCCAAAGATTGTTGTAGAACTTGAAGCAGACGAACTTACCCTAAGCACCATGCATTCGGCAGGATTGGCTCTGCGTTTTCCTAGATTGAAACGCTTTCGCGATGATAAACAGCCTACCCAAGCAACTAATCTTACAGAAATTAATCAACTATATAATAACCAAATAAAGTGA